Proteins from a genomic interval of Phycisphaerae bacterium:
- a CDS encoding DegT/DnrJ/EryC1/StrS family aminotransferase — protein MSKLAIEGGTPVHDGRVRPWPSWPPSTLESWKGQEPAVREVYLSKTEGLPQPHGRRFARAYCEYLGAKRGLLTTSGTSALKLALCAVTDTDGLGYNGECIVPNYTFIASAHAAWEMGFSVRFVDVDSETACLDPAALESAIKPETRAVMPVDILGHPADMDAIISVARRHNLPVVEDACQAHGATYKGRKCGGLANAGAFSFQSTKNLCCGEGGFLATDSDEVYARAHATHHVGQPPQGTTFSQPRAGYSYRPSEYIAALLEERLKALDAQSARRNRAVRYLNQELKGITGVRPARLPDYVTNHAWHLCMMRYIPSAFGGRPRGEFVRAMQAEGIPLAAGYDDLVSNHGVAQAVRRRHPDLVAVEPCPNAERICRESLWLGQTILLADEKDLADIPEAIRKIQKAWHA, from the coding sequence ATGAGCAAACTGGCCATCGAAGGCGGCACTCCCGTACACGACGGCCGAGTTCGTCCATGGCCGAGCTGGCCGCCGTCCACACTCGAAAGCTGGAAAGGTCAGGAACCGGCCGTACGTGAGGTCTACCTCAGCAAAACAGAGGGCTTGCCGCAACCTCATGGCCGGCGGTTCGCCAGAGCTTACTGCGAATACCTCGGCGCCAAGCGCGGTCTGCTGACCACTTCCGGAACCAGTGCACTCAAGCTCGCCCTGTGTGCGGTGACAGACACCGATGGGCTGGGCTACAACGGCGAGTGCATCGTGCCCAACTATACGTTCATCGCCTCCGCCCATGCGGCCTGGGAGATGGGCTTCTCGGTCCGGTTCGTGGACGTGGACTCGGAGACCGCTTGCCTGGATCCGGCCGCGCTGGAGAGCGCGATCAAACCAGAGACGCGAGCCGTCATGCCCGTGGACATCCTGGGTCACCCGGCCGATATGGATGCCATCATCTCCGTTGCCCGCAGGCACAACCTCCCCGTGGTCGAGGATGCCTGCCAGGCCCACGGAGCCACCTACAAAGGACGCAAGTGCGGCGGGCTCGCCAACGCGGGGGCGTTCTCGTTCCAATCGACCAAGAACCTCTGCTGCGGCGAAGGCGGATTCTTGGCTACTGACTCGGACGAAGTCTATGCCCGGGCCCACGCTACCCATCACGTGGGACAGCCGCCGCAGGGAACGACCTTCAGTCAGCCACGGGCCGGGTACAGCTACCGCCCGTCAGAGTACATCGCCGCACTGCTGGAGGAGCGACTCAAGGCCCTGGACGCACAGAGTGCACGCCGAAACCGGGCGGTTCGCTACCTCAACCAGGAACTGAAAGGGATCACGGGCGTTCGCCCGGCTCGGCTACCGGATTACGTGACCAACCACGCGTGGCACCTGTGCATGATGCGATACATCCCGTCCGCATTCGGCGGCCGGCCTCGCGGAGAGTTCGTCCGGGCCATGCAAGCCGAGGGCATCCCGCTTGCGGCCGGTTACGATGACTTGGTCTCCAATCACGGTGTGGCCCAGGCAGTCCGGAGACGCCACCCTGACTTGGTCGCGGTCGAGCCCTGCCCCAATGCCGAGCGAATCTGCAGGGAGAGTCTCTGGCTGGGGCAGACCATCTTGCTCGCCGACGAGAAAGACTTGGCCGATATCCCCGAGGCCATCCGCAAGATCCAAAAGGCTTGGCACGCGTGA
- a CDS encoding L-rhamnose/proton symporter RhaT, which translates to MEQIVGTILLSLGGLSAASFYVPSHKIKKWSWETYWITLGFVAWVIMPTVGGGLTTSNLAGILRASSASSLVGAYVFGALWGFGGLMCGLALRHLGLSLGQSISLGVCAIVGTLVPAMLDQKLALLISTVPGAVVLLGFLVCLAGIALCGYAGVLKEQRLTDEQKKESIKDFALVKGLTFAVFGGIMSASMALAFTAGKPIAAEAVRSGTQEVFKNMPILVLALAGGFTTNFISTMIVTAKNKRFGDYVAQPRSTLFLNYFLALISGLMWYGQYFGYGTGATKMGQYSFASWSIFMAAIIIFGNLWGLLLKEWKLVDSRTRLCLWLGIVMLVISVMMIGVGDGLAQRHAAASAAVSISQ; encoded by the coding sequence ATGGAACAGATCGTCGGGACCATCCTGCTTTCGCTCGGCGGCCTTTCTGCGGCCAGCTTCTATGTCCCCTCGCACAAGATCAAGAAATGGTCCTGGGAAACCTACTGGATCACACTCGGATTCGTTGCCTGGGTGATCATGCCCACGGTTGGGGGGGGACTGACCACGTCGAATCTGGCCGGCATCCTCCGCGCCAGCAGCGCGAGCAGCCTGGTTGGGGCGTATGTGTTTGGCGCTCTGTGGGGCTTCGGTGGGCTGATGTGTGGACTGGCCCTGCGTCACCTTGGTCTCTCGCTCGGGCAATCCATTTCGCTCGGCGTCTGCGCGATTGTCGGCACATTGGTGCCTGCAATGCTCGACCAGAAACTCGCCCTCCTGATCTCCACGGTTCCGGGTGCCGTTGTGCTGCTCGGGTTCCTGGTATGCCTGGCTGGCATTGCCCTGTGCGGCTATGCGGGAGTACTCAAGGAGCAGCGCCTCACCGACGAGCAGAAGAAGGAGTCGATCAAGGATTTCGCCCTGGTCAAGGGCCTCACGTTCGCCGTGTTCGGCGGCATCATGAGCGCCAGCATGGCGCTGGCCTTCACGGCCGGAAAACCGATCGCCGCTGAGGCCGTCCGCTCTGGCACGCAGGAGGTCTTCAAGAACATGCCCATCCTGGTTCTGGCGTTGGCGGGCGGATTCACGACGAACTTCATCTCCACCATGATCGTGACGGCGAAGAACAAACGTTTCGGCGACTATGTCGCGCAGCCTCGAAGCACGCTCTTTCTCAACTACTTCCTCGCCCTCATCAGCGGATTGATGTGGTACGGGCAGTACTTCGGCTATGGCACCGGCGCCACGAAGATGGGCCAGTACAGCTTCGCCAGTTGGAGCATATTCATGGCCGCGATCATCATCTTCGGCAATCTGTGGGGCCTATTGCTCAAGGAGTGGAAGCTGGTCGATTCCCGGACTCGTTTGTGCCTGTGGCTGGGAATCGTGATGCTAGTCATCTCCGTCATGATGATCGGCGTTGGTGACGGGCTTGCTCAGCGCCATGCCGCCGCCTCGGCGGCTGTCTCGATTTCTCAATAG
- a CDS encoding polysaccharide deacetylase family protein encodes MKKMKPRRPSPGVVDHAFDVVFGFDMETDIGSFTPFYEGVKRGTPRLLELLRKHDIQATFFWTGHAAENNPDVVHRVRDAGHETGCHGLYHETLGDPIFPLPNNWPILPSEVEGRLREATRIVREVSGLRPTSFRCPRLWGSTKVLNVLEKLGYRADASFPLYFYQKPFVPYHPSAKDWTRPGRMRIVEIPNFCDLSMVSNDPYQRDRDQWPVFRTESAEFLMQKADRFIEYVQARGKRPVVCLYLHPWEFHPMPQGALDFGESSVRPLPFIVKNCGPKALKQLDRMCAMFRERGGRFVTAKELAAEYLL; translated from the coding sequence ATGAAGAAGATGAAGCCACGCAGGCCATCGCCGGGCGTTGTGGACCACGCGTTCGACGTCGTCTTCGGGTTCGATATGGAGACCGACATCGGTTCCTTCACGCCCTTTTACGAAGGGGTTAAACGCGGCACTCCGCGCCTGCTGGAACTGCTCAGGAAGCACGACATCCAGGCCACGTTCTTCTGGACGGGCCATGCGGCGGAGAACAACCCCGACGTGGTCCACCGTGTTCGCGATGCTGGCCACGAAACGGGTTGTCACGGACTCTATCACGAGACTCTGGGCGATCCGATCTTCCCTCTGCCCAACAACTGGCCCATCTTGCCCTCGGAGGTGGAAGGCCGGTTGCGCGAGGCCACGCGGATCGTGCGTGAAGTGAGCGGCCTCCGCCCCACGAGCTTCCGGTGCCCTCGCCTCTGGGGCAGCACCAAGGTGCTCAACGTGCTGGAGAAGTTGGGCTATCGGGCCGATGCCTCCTTCCCGTTGTACTTCTACCAGAAGCCGTTCGTTCCCTATCACCCATCTGCAAAGGACTGGACAAGGCCGGGCCGGATGCGGATCGTGGAAATTCCCAATTTCTGCGATCTCAGCATGGTGAGCAACGATCCGTATCAGCGCGATCGCGACCAATGGCCCGTCTTCCGAACCGAGTCCGCCGAGTTTCTGATGCAAAAGGCCGACCGCTTCATTGAGTATGTTCAGGCCCGGGGGAAGCGGCCGGTCGTTTGTCTCTACCTCCACCCGTGGGAGTTCCATCCGATGCCGCAGGGCGCGCTCGACTTCGGGGAAAGCAGCGTGAGGCCGTTGCCGTTCATTGTCAAGAATTGCGGCCCGAAGGCCCTCAAGCAACTCGACCGCATGTGTGCCATGTTCAGAGAGCGAGGCGGCCGGTTCGTCACGGCCAAGGAGCTGGCGGCGGAGTACTTACTGTGA
- a CDS encoding M24 family metallopeptidase codes for MGISASSVLSGDSFSIDLLAHEIGHQLGATHTFNGINGSCGSAGQYTPATAYEPGSGTTIMSYGGTCGTDNILTGTGTIGVKYPMFNSSSISQIAAKLAAGCGATETTSNHLPVVVPFAASSWIVPTSTPFRLLGVWDDEDFGDFDGMTGSWEQADLGPAVALGPDTGANEPLFGVFMHNGSGERFFPQLSDILTNTTTAGEYLPQFGRSASRFEFVVRDNVAGAGGTAVGEVTVQFVSAGSGFEVTQPVGGEVFCGGSSVLVAWNPAGTAGRTLRASGLEAPTGRHREEDRHQGHSRARRTNISGGTMLGSKSKSIGENNMDQRVCIPEAEYQQRVQKAAALVQQRGLDVLVANSNEADYANVRYFSNFWPLFETAGVAISPLGRAALMVGPESLKYSSDRSMIQNIFQLMEYRESADPAYPELQASTFTDAFKSIGVQGKRLKIGIGGYLVSNPIQLAGLKECYPEAEIVRADDVMVALRSIKSENEIACIREGLRITEIATREVIHHIQPGMTELQLVGIAQKTIYENGAEYEGLPMYVFSEKSTRHAISRSTYREIQKGDIVQLNLSAKVDGYSPSIGMPVSMGRLTGRKKEIVDFGLEAHRWTYDQLKAGVVAADVAKEYIELFKKRGYYDNYLYGPCHGTGLIEVESPWMESISNYHLAENMTFQVDTFVSAQEFGIRWETGIAIRKDRAELLSQPIGKIFEIGV; via the coding sequence ATGGGCATCTCGGCGAGTTCCGTCCTTAGCGGGGACTCGTTCAGCATCGATTTGCTTGCCCATGAGATAGGCCACCAACTCGGCGCCACCCATACCTTCAACGGCATCAATGGAAGTTGTGGCTCAGCCGGCCAGTACACCCCCGCCACAGCCTACGAACCCGGCTCCGGGACCACCATCATGTCCTATGGTGGAACCTGCGGGACGGACAACATCCTGACCGGTACGGGCACCATTGGTGTGAAGTACCCCATGTTCAACTCCTCCAGCATCAGCCAAATTGCCGCCAAGCTTGCGGCGGGATGCGGGGCGACGGAAACGACATCGAACCATCTTCCTGTCGTGGTGCCGTTTGCAGCCAGTTCCTGGATTGTCCCCACGAGCACGCCGTTCCGATTGCTGGGAGTGTGGGATGATGAGGATTTTGGCGACTTTGATGGAATGACCGGCTCCTGGGAACAGGCCGACTTGGGCCCTGCGGTGGCACTGGGACCGGACACCGGGGCAAACGAACCGCTGTTTGGCGTATTCATGCACAACGGTTCCGGCGAGCGGTTCTTTCCGCAATTGTCCGACATACTAACCAACACCACGACAGCCGGCGAGTACCTTCCGCAGTTCGGCCGAAGCGCCTCCAGGTTTGAATTCGTTGTGCGCGATAATGTGGCCGGCGCCGGCGGGACGGCAGTAGGGGAGGTGACGGTCCAGTTCGTCTCCGCAGGTTCTGGATTTGAGGTGACTCAGCCCGTGGGCGGCGAGGTCTTCTGCGGCGGATCGTCAGTTTTGGTCGCCTGGAACCCCGCTGGCACCGCTGGCCGCACCCTCCGAGCCTCCGGGTTAGAAGCTCCAACCGGAAGGCACCGAGAAGAAGACCGACACCAAGGCCACTCTCGGGCTCGACGGACCAACATATCAGGTGGTACCATGCTTGGGAGCAAGTCAAAATCGATAGGAGAGAACAACATGGACCAACGTGTGTGCATTCCCGAGGCGGAATACCAGCAACGCGTTCAGAAAGCGGCCGCGCTCGTTCAGCAGCGCGGTCTCGACGTCCTCGTGGCCAATTCGAACGAAGCGGACTACGCGAATGTGCGCTACTTCTCCAACTTCTGGCCATTGTTCGAGACGGCGGGCGTGGCCATCAGTCCTCTGGGCAGAGCGGCGCTGATGGTGGGCCCGGAGAGTCTGAAATACTCCTCTGATCGGAGCATGATTCAGAATATCTTTCAGTTGATGGAGTACCGCGAATCCGCGGACCCCGCCTACCCGGAACTGCAGGCGTCGACGTTCACCGACGCGTTCAAGTCGATCGGCGTCCAGGGCAAGCGGCTGAAGATCGGCATCGGCGGATACCTGGTTAGCAATCCTATTCAACTGGCCGGCTTGAAGGAGTGCTACCCCGAAGCGGAGATCGTACGCGCCGACGACGTGATGGTCGCGCTGCGCAGCATCAAGTCGGAAAACGAGATCGCCTGCATTCGCGAGGGCCTGCGGATTACCGAAATCGCCACGCGGGAAGTCATTCATCACATTCAGCCCGGCATGACGGAATTGCAGTTGGTCGGAATCGCCCAGAAGACCATCTATGAAAACGGGGCGGAGTACGAGGGGCTTCCCATGTACGTATTCAGCGAGAAGTCCACTCGCCACGCGATTTCACGATCCACGTATCGAGAGATCCAGAAGGGCGATATCGTTCAGTTGAATCTGTCGGCCAAAGTGGACGGCTATTCACCCAGCATCGGCATGCCCGTCAGCATGGGCCGCCTGACCGGCCGCAAGAAGGAAATCGTCGATTTCGGCCTGGAGGCCCATCGCTGGACTTATGACCAGTTGAAGGCGGGCGTCGTAGCGGCCGACGTCGCCAAAGAATACATCGAGCTCTTCAAGAAACGCGGGTACTATGACAACTACTTGTACGGTCCCTGCCACGGGACGGGACTGATCGAGGTCGAATCGCCGTGGATGGAGAGCATCTCGAACTACCATCTCGCGGAAAACATGACGTTCCAGGTCGACACCTTCGTCTCGGCCCAGGAATTCGGCATTCGTTGGGAGACGGGCATTGCGATCCGCAAAGACCGTGCTGAGCTGTTGTCACAGCCGATCGGCAAGATCTTTGAGATCGGTGTGTAG
- a CDS encoding DegT/DnrJ/EryC1/StrS family aminotransferase, with product MAEKLAIAGGTPVLTRRDFKNWPVITDDDRRYVNEVLDSGIVAGATAPQAIALQTEWAKFVGARYCLTTASGTAALHMALAAVGVGPGDEVIVPAYTFLASASCIMHQMAIPVFVDIEPNTCTIDPAKIEAVITERTKAIIPVHIQGCPADMNPILNTARKHDLRVIEDACQAHGALYKGRRCGTMGIAGAFSLNNLKNLCGGEGGLFVTDDEDILKRGDLVRYFGDECDEATLRQKYNSSILGYMYRNQELPAALARGQLRHLEEHNETRIRNAEYLNSELGRIPGVIPPRCPPDCRHVYWLYGLRFDPHAAGIEASPRRFRVAVEKSLFKEGVLVGQWQAMPVPAQDIFQSMIGIGNRYPWAINEAKGITYRYDPNAYPVAQMFCDSYTIVHSIHPPNGRELNRKVVLAFQKVFENLGEVMDHADDDIRPSFDGRLYGVG from the coding sequence ATGGCTGAGAAACTAGCGATCGCCGGCGGAACTCCGGTACTGACCCGGAGGGACTTCAAGAATTGGCCGGTGATTACGGATGACGACCGCAGGTACGTCAACGAGGTGCTGGACAGCGGCATCGTGGCGGGTGCCACGGCTCCCCAGGCCATCGCCCTGCAAACCGAATGGGCCAAGTTCGTGGGAGCCAGGTATTGCCTGACCACCGCCAGCGGAACCGCGGCATTGCACATGGCTTTGGCGGCGGTAGGCGTGGGGCCGGGCGACGAGGTCATTGTCCCGGCCTACACGTTTCTGGCCAGTGCATCGTGCATCATGCACCAGATGGCAATTCCGGTATTCGTCGACATTGAACCGAACACCTGCACAATCGACCCTGCCAAGATCGAGGCGGTGATCACCGAGCGAACCAAGGCGATCATCCCGGTTCACATTCAGGGATGTCCCGCGGATATGAATCCGATCCTCAACACGGCCAGAAAGCACGATTTGCGGGTCATTGAGGATGCGTGCCAGGCACACGGGGCCTTGTACAAGGGCCGAAGGTGCGGCACGATGGGTATCGCCGGGGCTTTCAGCCTGAACAACCTGAAGAATCTGTGCGGAGGCGAGGGCGGCCTTTTCGTCACCGATGATGAGGACATTCTCAAGAGAGGTGATCTGGTCCGGTATTTCGGTGACGAGTGCGACGAGGCGACGCTGCGGCAGAAGTACAACTCATCGATCCTGGGCTACATGTATCGGAACCAGGAGTTGCCTGCTGCGCTGGCCCGCGGGCAACTCAGACACCTCGAGGAACACAATGAAACGCGTATCCGCAATGCCGAGTACCTCAACAGTGAATTGGGCAGGATTCCGGGCGTTATTCCTCCTCGTTGTCCACCCGACTGTCGGCACGTTTACTGGCTTTATGGGCTTCGCTTTGACCCGCATGCGGCAGGCATCGAGGCGTCGCCCCGCCGGTTCCGCGTGGCCGTGGAGAAGAGCCTGTTCAAGGAAGGGGTGTTGGTTGGGCAATGGCAGGCCATGCCCGTTCCCGCCCAAGACATCTTTCAGAGCATGATCGGCATCGGCAACCGTTATCCGTGGGCGATCAACGAGGCTAAGGGTATTACCTACAGATACGACCCCAATGCCTACCCTGTGGCTCAGATGTTCTGCGACAGTTACACCATCGTGCACTCCATTCATCCTCCCAACGGCAGGGAGCTCAACAGGAAAGTCGTTCTGGCATTCCAGAAGGTTTTTGAAAACCTTGGTGAGGTGATGGACCATGCGGATGACGATATCCGGCCGAGCTTCGACGGCCGGCTGTATGGCGTCGGCTGA
- a CDS encoding serine/threonine protein kinase produces MPDPEDVSVTQSSGESLPSTRAAGVLMPQTPPHDAEGPDGRSETVRRVLRDCIRRRAAGEDLPDERIIDRHPDLMPELGRELRALDLIEQARRDVAAETRELQPQSAGAGLEAFSGPAAATFPGYQILRELHRGGQGVVYQALQESTQRIVAIKVMLEGPFASQMSRLRFEREIKLVAGFKHPNIVVVHDSGITRGGYYFAMDYIDGCCLDTYVRLRSLRTRDIVELFGRTCDAVAYAHRRGVIHRDLKPSNVLVGEGGTPYVVDFGLAKIPEEDALLPEQPLTRPGNLLGTLPYMSPEQTYGKSEGIDARTDVYSLGVILYQLLTGSLPYPTDGDITHAVRSIREADPPRPSAVTASARARGVNSEIDAIVLKALEKEPDRRYQSVSEFRQDLLAWLDARPISARSASSLYLLRKIVVRHSFESLLVGTVIAALIGFGSIALHALFQAREAVSRQVDTQSALMQANATWQAAGTAAYATNARNSFGWFLAEWYAGRSHRAREIQVTTAQAAPDYGAVMDFLLDEAVTPEELRSRLGAGSEALLEFACGERALKQGREREAYEYFERCVSLGGGVWLTASAKARVEQLRASGTAELGQLGEEERESP; encoded by the coding sequence ATGCCGGACCCCGAAGACGTCTCGGTGACGCAGTCGTCTGGGGAATCGTTGCCTTCAACGCGGGCCGCCGGTGTCTTGATGCCGCAAACGCCACCCCACGATGCGGAAGGTCCGGATGGCCGTTCGGAGACCGTCCGGCGGGTCCTTCGGGACTGCATTCGGCGCCGAGCTGCCGGTGAGGACCTGCCGGACGAGCGGATCATCGACCGGCACCCCGACTTGATGCCCGAATTGGGCCGCGAACTGCGAGCCTTGGACCTCATCGAGCAGGCCCGTCGCGACGTTGCCGCTGAGACGAGGGAGTTGCAGCCGCAATCGGCGGGTGCTGGTCTTGAGGCGTTTTCCGGCCCCGCCGCTGCGACCTTCCCGGGCTACCAGATTCTCCGCGAGCTGCACCGCGGGGGGCAGGGAGTCGTTTACCAAGCCCTTCAAGAATCCACCCAGCGGATTGTGGCCATCAAAGTGATGCTGGAGGGTCCTTTCGCCAGCCAGATGTCCAGGCTCCGCTTTGAGCGGGAGATCAAGCTCGTCGCCGGCTTCAAGCATCCCAACATCGTCGTGGTCCATGACAGCGGAATCACCCGTGGGGGGTACTACTTTGCGATGGACTATATCGATGGATGCTGTCTGGACACCTACGTTCGCCTCCGAAGCCTGCGGACCCGCGATATCGTGGAGCTGTTCGGCCGGACCTGTGATGCCGTGGCGTATGCGCACCGCCGGGGCGTGATTCACCGAGACCTGAAGCCGTCCAACGTTCTCGTCGGCGAAGGCGGAACACCCTACGTCGTTGACTTCGGACTGGCCAAGATACCGGAGGAGGATGCACTGCTTCCGGAACAACCTCTGACCAGGCCGGGCAATCTGCTCGGAACGCTGCCCTACATGTCACCGGAACAGACCTACGGCAAATCGGAGGGCATTGATGCCCGAACCGACGTCTACTCCCTGGGAGTCATTCTCTATCAGCTGCTCACCGGTTCGCTCCCGTACCCGACCGACGGCGACATCACCCATGCTGTCCGGAGCATTCGCGAGGCGGACCCGCCACGGCCTTCTGCGGTCACCGCCTCGGCCCGTGCCCGGGGGGTCAATTCCGAGATCGACGCGATCGTGCTGAAAGCTCTGGAGAAGGAGCCGGACCGGCGCTATCAGTCGGTCAGCGAATTCCGGCAGGACCTACTGGCTTGGCTCGACGCCCGGCCCATCAGCGCCCGGTCCGCCAGCTCGCTGTATCTCCTGCGTAAGATCGTGGTGCGTCACAGCTTCGAGTCGCTGCTAGTGGGTACGGTCATCGCCGCGCTGATCGGATTTGGGAGCATTGCGTTGCACGCTCTGTTTCAGGCTCGCGAGGCGGTGAGCAGGCAGGTGGACACCCAGAGCGCGCTGATGCAGGCGAACGCAACGTGGCAGGCCGCCGGCACCGCGGCGTACGCGACGAACGCACGGAATTCGTTTGGGTGGTTCCTGGCCGAGTGGTACGCCGGACGCTCGCACCGCGCCCGGGAGATTCAGGTGACCACAGCTCAAGCTGCTCCGGATTACGGTGCGGTGATGGATTTCCTGCTGGACGAGGCTGTGACTCCCGAAGAGCTCCGCTCTCGTCTGGGAGCGGGATCCGAGGCCTTGCTGGAGTTTGCCTGCGGTGAGCGGGCCCTCAAGCAGGGCCGCGAGCGGGAGGCGTACGAGTACTTCGAGAGGTGTGTTTCACTGGGGGGTGGAGTCTGGCTAACGGCGTCGGCCAAAGCCCGCGTGGAGCAGCTTCGCGCGTCAGGCACCGCCGAGCTCGGCCAGCTCGGCGAAGAAGAACGAGAATCGCCATGA
- a CDS encoding DUF1501 domain-containing protein produces MRPTRRQILQTGLAWTAGSTLASPVKAMGTRRNAERTLILLHLSGGNDGLNTVIPYADPLYHELRPCLSRVASECVPIDQQVALHPSLRALAQIYERGQLAIVQGVGCSAPDYSHLGSCRIWLDGLMDRNPETDPWDGTVQEASPQPNGLSDTLRGVGYPPNPNPLPYSAGRIEEVLTAVTRLAETHPAPRLAFASVGGFDTHEDQLPQHAHVLRELAGGLAKLQRNLERQGTADHVLVMVWSEFGRRPAENADAGSDHGAAGPVLIMGRGIEGGLYGRTPSLAETDAGNLVATVDFRSVYAELAKRWLGRLV; encoded by the coding sequence GTGAGGCCTACGCGGCGGCAAATCCTTCAGACCGGTCTTGCCTGGACAGCGGGATCGACGCTCGCGAGCCCCGTCAAAGCGATGGGCACACGGCGGAACGCCGAACGGACGCTCATCTTGCTGCACCTGTCCGGCGGAAACGACGGACTCAACACCGTCATACCCTACGCCGATCCGCTCTACCACGAGTTGCGGCCGTGCCTCAGCCGCGTGGCCAGCGAATGCGTGCCCATCGATCAGCAGGTCGCGCTGCATCCATCGCTACGGGCCCTGGCGCAGATTTACGAGCGCGGGCAGCTTGCCATCGTTCAGGGCGTAGGCTGCTCGGCCCCAGACTACTCACACCTCGGCTCGTGCCGGATCTGGCTGGATGGGCTGATGGATCGTAATCCCGAGACTGACCCGTGGGACGGAACGGTCCAAGAGGCAAGCCCTCAGCCCAACGGTCTCTCCGACACTTTGAGAGGCGTCGGGTACCCTCCGAACCCCAACCCGCTTCCCTACTCCGCCGGGCGGATCGAGGAGGTGCTGACCGCCGTCACTCGGCTGGCCGAGACTCATCCTGCTCCCAGACTGGCATTCGCCAGCGTCGGCGGGTTCGATACGCACGAGGATCAGCTCCCGCAGCATGCCCACGTCCTTCGAGAACTGGCCGGCGGACTGGCGAAGCTCCAGCGTAATCTGGAGCGGCAAGGCACGGCCGATCACGTGCTGGTCATGGTCTGGTCGGAGTTCGGCCGGCGGCCCGCAGAGAACGCGGACGCCGGATCGGATCATGGCGCCGCTGGGCCGGTGCTCATCATGGGCCGTGGCATCGAGGGCGGGCTGTATGGGCGAACGCCATCGCTGGCGGAGACGGATGCCGGGAACCTCGTCGCCACCGTCGATTTCAGAAGCGTTTATGCGGAACTGGCCAAGCGGTGGTTGGGCCGCCTGGTGTGA
- a CDS encoding sigma-70 family RNA polymerase sigma factor, protein MQDFPYSDADDQLLDQAAAGDHTALESLLLSCYPRLAACITHKLPAAMKSQISPEDILQETFAEVFRHMGRFHPQGVDAFFHWVAGIADHRLVDAIKAQCAAKRGGGREPVDLAVDPEVSSMADLLGVLAAHSRTPSRSAARHEAVAAVQAALDTLGDDQRQALRLRYIEGLPVAQIAERMGRTEGSVHMLCNRGLKELRAILGRSSEYLSRKA, encoded by the coding sequence ATGCAGGACTTCCCGTACAGCGATGCCGACGACCAGTTGTTGGACCAGGCCGCCGCAGGGGATCACACTGCGCTGGAGTCACTCCTGCTGAGCTGCTATCCGCGTCTGGCTGCTTGCATCACCCACAAGCTTCCGGCGGCGATGAAGAGCCAGATCAGCCCTGAAGACATCCTGCAGGAGACCTTCGCTGAAGTGTTCCGCCACATGGGCCGGTTCCATCCCCAGGGGGTTGACGCGTTTTTCCATTGGGTGGCGGGTATTGCTGATCATCGCCTGGTGGATGCGATCAAGGCCCAATGTGCGGCCAAACGAGGTGGTGGCCGGGAACCTGTCGATCTGGCGGTCGATCCGGAGGTCAGCTCGATGGCGGACCTCTTAGGGGTATTGGCGGCCCACAGCCGCACGCCCAGCCGCTCGGCCGCCCGGCACGAGGCGGTGGCGGCGGTCCAGGCCGCGCTCGACACCCTGGGCGACGATCAGCGTCAGGCGCTGCGATTGCGTTACATCGAAGGCCTGCCGGTGGCCCAGATCGCTGAGCGGATGGGGCGGACGGAAGGCTCGGTCCACATGCTCTGCAACCGCGGGCTCAAGGAACTGCGGGCCATTCTCGGCCGATCGAGCGAGTACCTGTCACGCAAAGCGTGA